The following coding sequences are from one Candidatus Paceibacterota bacterium window:
- a CDS encoding TIGR03790 family protein, translating into MQFSGLRGPALTFLLALSCTTASHLLAGGSGLNTVVVVNQNSANSRELGNYYCERRQVPPENVLRIAWSGGNTNWSSSEFQAVLLTPLLEMLAARQLASQIEYVVLSMDIPFQTVYGGRINSTTSALFYGLKDDSPGNARDLTNSYYASEQAFPQAKPASAPGFSFLATMLTAGSLAQAKQLVDQGVTSDSTWPTRPAILAKSSDTTRNIRYRAFDNAIFNSQLLQRCTLLRTNTDSILGLTNLLGCETGLNTLGVPANAFIPGAMADNLTSYGGVIIGTNLQTSLLAFIHAGAAGSYGTVTEPTPNTQKFPSPQNYFYQGRGFCLAECYYQSLYLPYQGLIVGEPLAAPFARKATASWVGTPASGVIQGAPQLGLAFASADPDHRLQQVDLFVDGKYYQTLTNCPPCPGNHIKVALNGYPLTYTVSTNATLATIACGLAALINAPTVTNLTCITAQACGDRVELRSLATNPLATPYFITDYTASSPAGRYYRAQYVSATPAPLLRFLGRGTNGSARFTVETPEGRPSYLQASTDLSSWVTIFTNHAGGAVEISDTAAGAYPRRFYRLAATPANRFAQLAPLGMSAGQGFRMRAVGPSAAPYVLQTSSNLLDWSTIFTNSAGGTADFLDPGATNSGRRFYRTLLWAQALSGPAVTVHGSAGANGVLLRVDGAVEPYVLLASTNQSQWTPIYTNSVMGQPRLAVSTASGSANALTTFATASRSTFLNSPGNGMRTFNVTGTIALGAWLQLHVTKTNCTLVSLAVTNQSSTATLYDLARQLVTAINACVALQGEDGVLAEDLMAGGFGTASFSLYARSPGREAAGVQAKLVTSATLGASPSSAMRLDVNLSDLLPRNHIYVIAGASAFSFDITIATTSLADGFHELAAVGYEGTHVRTQTRTTLPLQVQNTSLSASLTLPELVPMALAQGQYHVQVAANTTNVTAITLFSTGGALGTVTNQSAATFTVDGAFLGAGLHPFYATVHTADGRNYRTATTWTRLVSRP; encoded by the coding sequence ATGCAGTTTTCAGGGCTACGAGGGCCGGCGCTGACGTTCCTGCTGGCGCTGAGCTGCACAACCGCTTCCCATCTCCTGGCAGGAGGCAGCGGTTTGAACACCGTTGTCGTCGTTAATCAGAACAGCGCCAACTCCCGCGAGCTGGGGAACTACTATTGCGAGCGTCGCCAGGTGCCACCCGAAAATGTCCTGCGCATCGCCTGGTCGGGCGGGAACACCAACTGGAGCAGCTCAGAGTTCCAGGCAGTTCTCCTGACACCGCTGCTCGAGATGCTGGCTGCCCGCCAGTTGGCCAGCCAGATCGAGTACGTCGTGCTGTCAATGGACATACCCTTCCAGACCGTTTACGGCGGGAGGATCAACAGCACAACGTCCGCCCTCTTTTACGGTTTGAAGGATGACTCGCCAGGCAACGCGCGGGACCTCACCAACAGCTACTACGCGAGCGAACAGGCCTTCCCGCAGGCAAAGCCCGCGTCCGCCCCGGGTTTCTCCTTCCTGGCCACAATGCTGACCGCGGGCTCCCTTGCCCAAGCCAAACAGTTGGTGGATCAGGGCGTCACCAGCGATTCTACCTGGCCTACTCGACCCGCCATTCTTGCGAAGAGCTCCGATACGACGCGCAACATCCGTTACCGCGCTTTCGACAACGCCATCTTCAACAGCCAGCTTCTGCAGCGCTGCACTCTGCTGCGCACCAACACGGACAGCATCCTGGGCCTGACAAACCTCCTCGGCTGCGAAACAGGTCTGAACACCCTGGGCGTTCCCGCCAATGCCTTCATCCCGGGAGCGATGGCGGACAACCTTACCTCCTACGGCGGTGTTATCATCGGCACAAACCTCCAAACCAGTTTGCTGGCCTTCATTCACGCGGGGGCGGCGGGCAGCTACGGCACCGTCACTGAGCCGACTCCCAACACGCAGAAGTTCCCCAGCCCGCAGAACTACTTTTATCAGGGCCGCGGCTTTTGCCTGGCGGAGTGTTATTACCAAAGTCTGTATCTCCCCTACCAAGGGCTCATCGTCGGCGAGCCGCTGGCAGCGCCGTTCGCGCGGAAGGCCACGGCTAGTTGGGTCGGCACGCCAGCCAGTGGAGTTATTCAGGGCGCGCCACAGCTCGGCCTCGCTTTCGCCAGCGCCGATCCTGACCACCGGCTGCAGCAGGTTGACTTGTTCGTAGATGGCAAATACTACCAAACCCTCACCAACTGCCCGCCCTGCCCGGGTAACCACATCAAGGTAGCGCTCAACGGCTATCCCCTCACCTACACTGTGTCGACCAACGCCACCCTGGCCACTATCGCGTGCGGCCTGGCGGCGCTCATCAACGCCCCGACAGTCACCAATCTCACCTGCATCACTGCCCAAGCCTGCGGGGACCGCGTGGAGCTGCGTTCGCTGGCGACCAATCCCTTGGCGACGCCTTACTTCATCACCGACTATACCGCCAGCAGCCCCGCCGGACGATACTACCGCGCGCAATACGTGTCCGCCACACCGGCGCCACTGCTGAGATTCCTCGGCCGGGGCACCAACGGCTCCGCGCGTTTCACCGTGGAGACGCCGGAGGGCAGACCCTCCTACCTGCAAGCCTCGACCGATCTGTCCTCGTGGGTCACTATCTTCACTAATCATGCAGGCGGTGCGGTGGAAATATCGGACACCGCAGCGGGAGCGTATCCACGGCGCTTCTACCGGCTGGCGGCGACACCGGCAAATCGGTTCGCGCAACTGGCCCCCCTGGGCATGAGCGCCGGCCAGGGCTTCAGGATGCGGGCCGTCGGCCCGAGCGCGGCGCCATACGTCCTGCAAACCTCCTCAAACCTGCTCGACTGGTCAACCATCTTCACCAACTCGGCCGGAGGCACGGCGGATTTCCTTGATCCCGGGGCCACCAATTCAGGCCGCCGCTTCTACCGCACGCTGCTTTGGGCGCAGGCGCTGTCGGGTCCGGCCGTTACTGTCCACGGCAGCGCGGGCGCCAATGGCGTTTTGCTGCGCGTGGACGGCGCCGTGGAGCCCTACGTTTTGCTGGCCTCCACCAACCAGAGCCAGTGGACGCCCATCTACACGAACTCGGTTATGGGCCAGCCTCGATTGGCCGTCAGCACCGCTTCCGGGTCCGCCAACGCCCTGACGACCTTCGCCACTGCAAGCCGAAGCACCTTCCTCAACTCGCCGGGCAACGGCATGCGAACCTTCAACGTCACTGGCACGATTGCCCTGGGCGCATGGCTCCAACTCCATGTAACCAAGACCAACTGCACGCTGGTGAGCCTGGCCGTCACAAACCAATCGAGCACGGCGACGCTCTATGACCTTGCGCGGCAGTTGGTCACCGCCATTAACGCCTGCGTGGCTTTGCAGGGTGAAGACGGTGTGCTTGCCGAGGACCTGATGGCGGGAGGCTTCGGCACAGCCAGTTTCAGTCTCTACGCGCGCAGCCCCGGGCGGGAAGCTGCGGGTGTTCAGGCCAAACTGGTCACCTCAGCCACTCTCGGCGCGAGCCCGTCATCCGCGATGCGCCTGGACGTGAACCTCTCCGACCTGCTGCCGCGCAACCACATCTACGTCATCGCGGGCGCGAGCGCGTTTAGCTTCGACATCACTATCGCTACAACCTCCCTCGCGGATGGTTTCCACGAGCTGGCCGCCGTCGGTTACGAAGGCACACACGTCCGCACACAAACCCGCACCACGCTTCCCCTCCAGGTACAGAACACCTCTCTCTCCGCCAGCCTGACGTTGCCGGAGCTTGTGCCCATGGCTCTTGCTCAAGGCCAGTACCACGTGCAGGTCGCCGCCAACACCACCAATGTAACCGCCATCACCCTCTTCAGCACGGGCGGTGCGCTGGGCACGGTCACCAACCAATCTGCTGCCACATTCACGGTGGACGGTGCCTTTTTGGGCGCAGGCTTGCATCCCTTCTATGCGACCGTCCACACGGCGGACGGCCGAAACTACCGCACCGCGACCACTTGGACACGGCTGGTAAGTCGCCCGTGA
- a CDS encoding prepilin-type N-terminal cleavage/methylation domain-containing protein: protein MKRANAIQWGFTLIELLVVIAIIAILAALLLPALARAKEKARAIQCLNNMRQTGLSMRMYEQDNRDQVVMLADRVPSPPGSFFPNTLCTWWPDLLRPYQNTANLLACPSVRGGFGIAMNHPDIGRWLVDSIKISRIKRPVDTLVLADAGLIANPTETRPDLWVEQENMQQLYFRTPLNELSGGYWTSDPQRAFNRHHKRCTGAFADGHAAAARVSSYGFQYFPGQDATGATATGIPALGGNGIYDPRWMWDPE, encoded by the coding sequence ATGAAGCGAGCGAACGCGATTCAATGGGGATTCACGTTGATCGAATTGTTGGTGGTCATCGCCATCATCGCTATTCTGGCGGCCCTGCTGTTGCCCGCCTTGGCCCGAGCCAAGGAGAAGGCGAGGGCGATCCAGTGTCTCAACAACATGCGGCAGACCGGCCTGAGCATGAGGATGTACGAGCAGGACAACCGGGATCAGGTCGTGATGCTGGCCGACCGGGTGCCGTCTCCGCCCGGGTCGTTCTTCCCCAACACCCTCTGCACCTGGTGGCCGGACCTGCTGCGCCCCTATCAGAACACCGCGAACCTCCTGGCCTGCCCCTCGGTGCGCGGCGGCTTTGGCATCGCCATGAACCATCCGGATATCGGCCGCTGGCTGGTTGACTCGATCAAGATCTCGCGCATCAAGCGGCCAGTGGACACGCTCGTGCTGGCGGACGCGGGACTGATCGCCAACCCCACCGAGACCAGGCCGGATTTGTGGGTGGAGCAAGAGAACATGCAACAGCTCTATTTTCGCACGCCTTTGAATGAGTTGTCCGGCGGGTATTGGACCTCCGACCCGCAGCGCGCCTTCAACCGCCATCACAAGCGCTGCACGGGCGCCTTTGCCGACGGCCACGCCGCCGCCGCGCGCGTCAGCAGCTATGGCTTTCAGTACTTCCCCGGCCAGGATGCCACCGGCGCGACGGCGACCGGCATTCCCGCGCTCGGGGGCAACGGCATTTACGACCCTCGGTGGATGTGGGATCCGGAATAG